CGTGTCTTCTGTATGTGGGTTTCTGGAATTGAGAGTGGAGGTACACGCAGGCGCAGTGGGTTCTGATCGCGGGAGGGGGATTTTGAAGAGGCCCGTGGGCTTTAATGCGCAGGCGCAGACCGGGCGAGGCTTCCCGGTGGATAGGTTTTGCGGCTGCGCTGTCCTCCAGCCCCGCCAGCGGCCCCCTAATCGCCCTCTTTAACCGCTGGTTACATCAGCCAGCGAGGAGCAGGGTTACTGGACGACTGGTGACACCTCCTAGAGTGGGTAACAACCTGAATGAGTAAAGAGGGTCGAGAAGGGTGGATTGTAGAGGGAGAAACACCCCCGCATCCCTCCCCCCGCAGGGTTTGGGGCGTAAGGCTGCGGGAAATGATGGTCTTTTCTGTTTGGGAGGTAATATGTCTGAGCTAGGTAATTCCAAATCTGCACTCTCTGAGCTTCCACCTTTACATCTGGGGTGAGTTATTTGTTGTAGAATGTGGTAGATTTGTCTTTTGGAAACATGCAGCCCTCGCCCTCTTGCAGAAAGTGAAATGGTTGTGTTGAGTTGGCTTTTACAGCAATTGACAACCTTTGGTTATTTGAGGTCTAGTTTACTGGTATTTGGAGGAAATGGGTTTTTatgcctgtttttctttctctatataaAGTGAGAATTTGAAAATCTTGTTGATTAATTGGTTTGTAACCTAAATGATCATCTTCACATATTATGTGGTTCTAGCATACCAAGTCCTTTGAAATCAGTTTTATAAGAGGCATTGAACATAATCTAAATAActactttctcatttcctttttttataggGGACAAAGCACAGGAAAGGGACCCCCACAGTCACCGGTGAGTGCCTTTTCCCCCCCTGCCTAGGGCCCAGAGACCTTAAAGATATACGTATGTGTGGCGATATAGGGCAGATTAGTGCAGAAATAGTCAGGTGGGTTCAGAAGCGCAAGGGGTTCAGCACATACAAGGTGGGTGTACGTGCAACGTGGACATTTTGAAGGAAGATGAGATGGTGACTGGCCGTTCCTTTATTTGTCTCTCTCCTGTGTTACTGACAGGTGTTTGAGGGTGTCTACAACAATTCCAGAATGCTGCATTTCCTTACAGCTGTTGTGGTAAGTGTGTACCTAACCCCTAGGTTGAGGAATGTAATGCATCAGTTTGCTAGAGGcactcttcttttcttccccccactCTTTCAGGGCTCCACTTGTGATGTAAAGGTAAAGAATGGTACTACCTATGAAGGTATCTTCAAGACGCTGAGCTCAAAGGTTAGTGTATTCAAATTACCTTAGTTTTGGAGTTACATaggaggaagaggggggagaTGAAATAGGCTCATTGAAGATGGTAAATTGAGTGGTGTTGGACAACATTGTGGCTGTACTCATTTATAAAAGTACTTATGTTTTTGTCTTTACATTTCTTGATACTGACCCTTGGGTGTTGGGAAATGGGACTTTTTTAGTTTGAACTGGCAGTGGATGCTGTGCACCGGAAAGCATCGGAGCCAGCAGGTGGTCCTCGTCGGGAAGACATTGTGGACACCATGGTGTTTAAGCCAAGTGATGTCATGCTTGTCCACTTCCGCAATGTTGACTTCAATTATGCCACTAAAGGTATTTATTGAGCCACGCTTTTATGTCAGACCTGCTTCTTGAGTAGAGGGCAGAGAACGTGATGGCTTgattctcctcttccctccccctctttaCCATCTTCATTTATGTCTGAGGAAGAAGGCTAGAGTTTTCTTCTTGAGGATATGTCTTAAAGTCTAAGATAGAGTGGAGTGAATTCCAGCCTGTATTGTGGTTCTTCATACATTCCTTGCTTTGTTTTCAACTTCTTGCTTCTTTTGCACTCTTAGAACGAGACTTTTTATTCTGCACTCCaccccttgcccccacccccctaTGTCTGACACACAGAAACCTCTTTGCTTCTGTGGTGGGAGGGGTGTTAGAAAGAAGGCTGTGAAATGTCACCTGACTCCTGATCCTCAATCTGCCCTCACAGACAAGTTCACTGATTCAGCCATTGCCATGAACTCGAAGGTGAATGGGGAGCACAAAGAGAAGGTGCTTCAGCGCTGGGAGGGGGGTGACAGCAACAGCGACGACTACGACCTCGAGTCGGACATGGTACAGTCTCCTTCCCTGAGAACCGGGGAGCTGGGGGGCTCTGCTGCCGGAGGGCGGGGTGTTGATATGATGACGTTCTTGGAACCAAGAGTTGCTGGGATGGGCAGGGGGGAATTCTTTTACTATTGCTTATCGATGGCAGTCAGATTCTAATGGAAAGgtacagaaaataatgaaaatacctGTTTTTCCATCATCTGTGATTGacagctgttaacatttgcttcaAGTTAACATAGATCAGATTGAGTACTTGTGTAGGCTCATTTCCCTTCCTCAAAACAACTACCTTGagcatttaaaatttctcattagTGAGTGCATTGTTATTTCACTGTATTAATTTGTCTAAAATTTACtctttttgcctatttttgaatttttaccaTTGGTACGTAGATCTCGTCATTGCTCTTAACTATTGTGTACTGTTCTACAAAACAAATTGTGTTTATCCCTTTCCTTACTGATGGGTGGAGGGTTTCTGCTATTATTTTGACATGAAAAATGGCACCTTATTGAATTTTTAGAACGTGTATCCCTATGTGTATATGCCAGAATTTCTCTGGGGTTTAAACCTGGAAATGGATGTTAGGTTTTGAAGGCTTCTCTTTTACTGGATGTTGCTGATTTGTACTGCAATCAGTAGAACTAGTTGACAGTCCCACTAGCCATGTTACTTTTTTTCCACTTGTGGTTTGGCTAGATTTTTAGAATTTCAACCTGCTGGAGGAGAAAGACAGGTTATTGTTGCTTTCCTTGCTGGGTTTTAAAacattctccctcttcctttagTCCAATGGATGGGACCCCAATGAAATGTTCAAGTTCAATGAGGAGAACTACGGTGTAAAAACCACTTATGACAGCAGTCTCTCTTCTTATACGTGAGTGTCTTGGTGCTTCTCACGTGGTGCAGTTTGAGGTGTGGGGTCATGAACAGAAGGCGGGTCTCCAGGTGGAGCAGAGCTTTTGTATGTGCTTTTCTGGGTGTCCAGAttgccctctccccactcccaatcTGCCCTGTGCACTGCTCCCACAAaggttttctcctcttcttaacCTTGATTCCATGGGTAGAATTAACTTTTCTTGTCCATACTTTCCCTCTAAAACCTGAACAAATTTGTATACGTGTGTAAGTGTCCCTCAGATTCAGAGATAGGCCTTGTTGCTCCGCCTGGGGCCCTACTGGATGCCAGTTCAGTATATGCTGAGTTGTTGAAGGGTTTAAACACTCACATATCTGAGCTGGTGATAGGACTGATAGAAATGTCTTCCCTTTTCCCCCTCTTGTCCTGTGGCACTGGGATGGTGGTGGTTCTCTCAGGGTGCCCTTAGAGAAGGACAACTCAGAAGAATTTCGTCAGCGGGAGCTGCGTGCAGCCCAATTGGCTCGAGAGATTGAATCAAGCCCCCAGTACCGCCTGCGGATCGCCATGGAGAACGATGACGGGCGCACCGAAGAGGAGAAGCACAGTGCAGTTCAGCGACAGGGTTCAGGGCGAGAGAGCCCCAGCTTGGCATCTAGGTGATTGCTGGGGTGGCTGGTCGGTGGGGGGCTCACTGCTCAGGCCAAGAGCCTGGTATACTCTTGTTGAAGCCTCACAACCATTTAGGTTAATACatagttatttccagtttttaagtTTAGGAGACCGAAGTCTAGAAccgttaagtgatttgcccaaggtaacAAAGCTGAAGCTTATGGACTAAAGACAGGTTTTGTTGAGCTTTttgatacatattctttttttctgtgaatatttATTCATACGTTTTACTTTTCCCTTTGTGAAAATGAAACTGAAGTGTGCGGTATCTTATAAACGCTCCACCTTAAACCACAACATGACACTATCTTTATTGTGGGTCAGGAGGGTTAGAATGGTGGAGCACTGGTTGCTTTGTTCTGGTCAGATTTTGATGCAACATAGGGTCATCCTCCTGGAGTCACAGAACATATGACTAAGATAGCTCTTCAAGTGAAACAGTTCAGAAAACCAAAgccaggcgtgtgtgtgtgtgtgtgtgtgtgtgtgtgtgtgtgtgtgtgtgtgtgtgtgtgtgtgtgtgtgtgtgtgtgtgtgtgtgtgtgtgtgtgtgtgtgtaaggcagGAAGTGGACTTTAGAAGGAGGGGTTCATCTTTGTAAAATGTGTTTGTGGCTACTTGATGTTATTTGAACTCTCTCCCCAGGGAGGGAAAGTATATCCCTCTACCCCAACGAGTTCGGGAAGGTCCCCGGGGAGGAGTTCGATGCAGTAGTTCTCGGGGCGGCCGGCCTGGCCTTAGCTCTTTGCCACCTCGTGGCCCTCACCATCTTGACAATAGCAGCCCTGGCCCAGGTTCTGAGACACGTGGTATCAATGGAGGTGAGTTACGAAGCAGACTTgtaaggggcagggagggggatggTAAGGAGGTGGGAAAGACAAAAGAATTTAGATGGGTTGGAAGGAAGATGTGTTGATAGTAATGTAATAGAAGGAACTCTGCctcttttttcccatctttaaaaaaaaaaaaaaatataggccCTTCCCGCATGTCCCCTAAGGCACAGCGGCCTCTGAGAGGTGCCAAGACTCTGTCTTCCCCCAGCAGCAGGCCTTCTGGAGAAGCTTCTGTTCCACCTCCTCCTGCAGGTAAGATTCCAGTGGTGTTTACATGAAGAAATAGATAGAAATTTGTGAAGGGATATAAATGTCAGTTGTTACAGTGCTGGGATGGGAGACAGTTTCAAGATATGAAAGGTGTTTTGGAGACTTGGATTTATGCTTTTTAGAAAATAAGTTTTCAGTTTCCCTTGTGCGGAAAGTCCAGCTTGGCCATTGTGTCTGGCCAGCAGATGTCTTTTGTTTAAGTTAGTCACCAACGTTTTAAGACAGGAGAAATCATAGaaaatttctgatttcttttgaaaTACAGAAAGTTCTGCCAACACTGAACCTGTCTTGCTGCATAGTTCTGGTTGGTTGGAACTGAGTCATTACCGCCCCTTTCAGCATTCCAGTCTTTCATGGTACCCATGAGGCCATTTTAACTGCTTAAACTTAACCTGCCTTGCCGTTCTAAGCATTTAGGTTTGTGACCTTGTGGATAAACTTTTCTTGGTGTTTCTCGTGAGTCCTTGGTACCCATTGCTCATTGACCAGCAGTGACTATCACATGGCTCTCCCTTCTCTTCCAGTTGGCCGGATGTACCCCCCACGTTCTCCGAAGtctgctgcccctgccccagtCTCAGCTTCCTGCCCTGAGCCTCCCATTGGCTCAGCGGTACCGACTTCTTCAGCTTCCATCCCCGTGACATCATCAGTTGGGGATCCTGGAGTAGGCTCCATTTCCCCTGCTTCTCCAAAGATCTCACTGGCCCCCACAGATGGTAAGAACCACCTGATTGAGGGCTGTGGACAGTGGGAAGTGTGGTTCTGGACAGAAGGGCCTTCATGCATCTCTCCTTTCTTGCTCAGTAAAAGAACTCCCAACCAAGGAACCTGGGAGAACGCTGGAGTCCCAGGAGCTGTCCCGGATAGCTGGGAAAGGtaaggattgttttgttttgttttgttttgtttttcctgccagAGTCTAATACCCCTTTGATTAGGAGAGCATTTCAGTTAGGGAACTTGTTGGAATTCAGAAACAGACAATGTGTACCAGCCCTTTGATCCTAACTTAAAGGGTTCTAAAGAGTTTGGTTTTttccttggtttttttgtttttttttttttgtcttttgagatGCCATGTAGCCACcttcaagaaaagaaatatgcatttttctccttttttgctaTTTCTCATAGTCCCTGGCCTTCAGAACGAGCAGAAACGCTTTCAACTGGAAGAACTGAGAAAATTTGGGGCCCAGTTTAAGGTGAGAAAAGTGTGGGAATGCACTAGGATGTTCACAGGATAGAGATGGcgggaaggggttgggggaggtttATGAAATAGGCACCGTTGTGGCATCAAGAGATGTGAGCAGGTGAAGGAAGCAAGGTGGGCCTGGGGTCTGGCCTGGACAGTCCTCTGTATGTTGTATATATGTTCTCTCCTTCCAGCTTCAGCCCAGTAGCTCCCCTGAGACCAGCCTGGATCCTTTTCCTCCCCGGATCCTAAAGGAGGAGGccaaagggaaggagaaggaggtcGATGGTCTTTTGGCTTCAGAGCCCATGGGGTCCCCTGTTTCCTCCAAGACAGAATCCGTATCGGATAAGGAGGACAAACCACCCCTGCCACCAGCAGGAGGCACCGAGGGGTCAGATCAGCCCCCCCCACCTTGCCCGAGCCAAACCGGCAGCCCCCCAATGGGCCTCATCAAGGGAGATGACAAGGACGAGGGCCCTGTTGCTGAGTGAGTGGGGTTTGGAGCTGGGTGGGTGTTGCGTGATGAGGGCCAGACTGTGAggatttacttaatttttctctcaTAGGCAAGTGAAGAAGTCAACATTGAACCCTAATGCCAAGGAGTTCAATCCCACTAAGCCCCTGCTGTCTGTGGTGAGATGGGATGGGGGAATGTGGGCTTTGGTTTCCATGAGGGAGACTTGGGAGCAGGGTGTTAGAGCAGTGGAGGGGGAGCACCTGACTGTCAGGCAGCGAGAGGAGACATTGTCAAAGTGTGTAGGGACCACAACAGTTGGGGAAACAGGTCTCAGAGCTGGGTGGCAAGGGATCGTGATGCGTCTGACAAACAGATATTTGTGGGTTTCTCCCTGGGACTTAGCATTTGGTTCAGGGGGGATCTGAGTGGTAATTAGGAGCATAGACTTCATTTGGACCCACTGACTTGGCTTGATCCTTTGTGCTTGTGAGCTTTGTGGTCTTGGAtaagccacttaacctctctgcctcagtttcctcacctatattTGAGAAAGCCCGTCTCGTAGGGTTTGATGTAAGGCTTACCCAAGATGAGGTGTAGGGTGTGTTTGGCGCACAGCACTCTGTGGATGCTATtgaatggggagggggtgggttaCAGAAGTCATTAAGGTAATCTTATACatgtcctcctttgtctcttaCAGAATAAATCCACCAGTACTCCAACTTCTCCTGGGCCCCGGACTCATTCAACTCCCTCCATCCCGGTGCTGACAGCAGGCCAGAGTGGGCTCTATAGCCCCCAGTACATTTCCTACATACCTCAGATCCACATGGGGCCAGCTGTTCAGGTGAGAGAAGAGACTGGGTGGGCCCAGGGGGGTTAGAGGTTTGGCTGCACTGCCTGAGGGACCGAGTCAAGCCTGTTCTGAGCATTTGTAAGCGAGTCGTTCAGCCTCACCTGTGCTCTTGCCCCTAGGCACCTCAGATGTATCCATATCCTGTGTCCAACTCAGTGCCTGGACAGCAGGGCAAGTACCGGGGAGCAAAAGGTGAGCAGGGTCAGGAGGGGCAGTCGGTGGCACTGCCCAGGGCCTGCTGGCAGATGGAGCTTGAGTTCTGCACTGTTTCCCCCCCGCCTGcaggctccctgcccccccagcGCTCGGACCAACACCAGCCAGCCTCGGCCCCGCCGATGATgcaggccgccgccgccgcgggcccaCCTCTGGTGGCTGCCACACCTTATTCTTCCTACATCCCTTACAATCCACAGCAGTTCCCAGGCCAGCCCGCCATGATGCAGCCCATGGCCCACTACCCCTCGCAGGTGACTGAGGCATGGGAAGAAGGTGGGCTGCAGAACCCCTACTTAGAAAGCCCGTCTTCTCCACCTCCCAGACTCCGAGGAGCTggtgagggaggcaggcagagttGTGGGTGGTGGTGTCCAACTTGGGCTTTAGTCCTGGCTCTGGTAGGGCCTGTGCAAGGCAGTGGATCCCTGGCGTTGGTTTCTTCCCTGTGAAGTGCGGCATCTCCTTGGGAGGGCTGTCGTGAGTGTGTAGCTGGCTGGTCATGACAAGGCCGCAGTGGCTCTGTGCCCGAGTTGCTGGGCAGCAGGATGTGCCTGCTGAGCAGACCGCTTCTCTCCTCGCCCTTCCAGCCGGTGTTTGCCCCCATGCTTCAGAGCAACCCACGCATGCTGACGTCGGGGAGCCATCCCCAGGCCATTGTGTCATCCTCCACCCCTCAGTACCCTTCTGCAGAGCAGCCCACCCCCCAAGCCCTTTATGGTGAGTTCTGTACTCTCCCCCCTCCAGGCTGTGCTCCTCAGCCCCCTCTGGTGTGCTCAgcactctttctctccccctttcctgCTGTAGCCACTGTTCACCAGTCCTATCCACACCATGCTACGCAGCTCCATGCCCACCAGCCGCAGCCAGCCACCACGCCTACTGGGAGCCAGCCGCAGTCCCAGCATGCGGCCCCCAGTCCCGTCCAGGTGCCTGCCGTGGGGGATCCCAGTGGGCAGGGCAGGAGTGGACGGCTGGGAGAGAGGGGTAGGGCTAGGGGTCGTTCCCCAGCAGGGAGAACCAGGGGTCAGCGGGCGGTAGGCCTGGGTACAGGAGGAGAAAGTGGCACTCACCCTTCACCTCCCCCTGACAGCACCAGGCGGGGCAGGCCCCACACCTGGGCAGTGGACAGCCACAGCAGAACCTGTACCACCCGGGGGCCCTGACAGGCACACCGCCTTCTCTGCCACCGGGACCTTCTGCCCAGTCCCCTCAGAGCAGCTTCCCCCAACCAGCCGCTGTGTATGCCATCCATGCCCACCAGCAGCTGCCCCACGGCTTCACCAACATGGCCCATGTTACCCAGGTAAGAGGCCACGCGACCTGCTTTGTCACGAGGACTTGAACGATGGGGCCACCCCATCCCTGAATCCTTTGTACTCTTGACACTGGGATTCTCAGAGCCCGTGTTGAGCTCCTGTGGTGCTCCCAGCTCCTTTTTGTTCTCTGCAGGCCCATGTCCAAACTGGAATCACAGCAGCCCCGCCCCCTCACCCTGGGGCTCCCCACCcgccccaggtgatgctgctgcacCCACCCCAGAGCCATGGGGGCCCCCCCCAAGGCGCAGTGCCCCAGAGTGGGGTGCCTGCACTCTCAGCTTCCACACCCTCACCCTACCCCTACATCGGACACCCCCAAGGTGAGCAGCCTGGCCAGGCGCCTGGATTTCCAGGAGGAGCCGATGACAGGATTCGTGAGTTCTCGTTAGCCGGGGGAATTTGGCATGGAAGATCTGATGGGCTGCAGGTGGGGCAGGATGCACGGGTTCTGGGCGGGGAGTGAGGGGTCTTGGAGGCAGGGCCGTCCCACAGGGCGCCTGCCGACCTGCACCTGTCTGTGAAGTGTGTAGGGTGGGCAGAAGCCACAGTCGCCGCCGCCAGGGGCTTGCTCCTGGCTCTGTCCTTTGCTTCCCTCCGTCCTCGCTCAGTTGTGATCcagcagcccccctccccactgcctccccagCTCTCAGTGACCCCGACTGTCTCCTGACTTAGCCGAGGTAAGGTCAGCGCAGCAGacagggccaggctggggtgtggggggctgAGCTGGGCACATGAGGAAGGGCTCTGGCTCACTGGGAAACGGCGATTGATCTGTGCTTCTGACAGCCCCATGAGACACCTTGAGGAGGCCGCTCCTACCAacactccccccacaccccacactgGATGGCATTGGATGAAGGGACAGCTGCTTGGGTTCTAATGCTCctgctctcttctctttcccctccaaCCAGTTCAATCTCATCCCTCCCAGCAGCTCCCCTTCCACCCCCCGGGGAACTGAAGATTGTCCTGGCCGCGACCTGAGACCTCCATGAGTGGAGGGAAGAGTGATCTATGTCTCTTCCCCCAGCAGCTCGGACCAgtcccagccccccagccccctttcccccaccgggggggggggggagctggggaGTTCCTGCCAAGCACCTTGAATGGGAAGGGCCTCaaagtgggcagggccagggtccagcgggggtggggggttcctgctctgcccctgcccatccccaccccatcttGCCCTCCCATCCTCTCATCTGTCCCCCCGCTGGAGATGGaagatcttttattttctattatttataacCTCAGACTTGGGCGCCCTGTTCTTTCTTCCCCATTAACTTGAGTGACCCGCGTGAGAGAAACAGATGCCCCACAAGGATGGTTGGACAAggacttttactttttattacataaaaatatttaaaaaaaattaaaaaaaataaaattttaaactaactTAACCTGCTTAGTTTCCTCTTTGGAGAATAGTGAGATGGTGGCTGTGAGTTTTATGTGGTTCCCGAGGTGGGGCAGAGTAGCAGTATAGCCCAAATATGCCTTTCTGGCTCTGTAACTGCTGCTCTGGTCACCAGTCACTCGGCTGTTTTCTCTCCTCAAAATTGGCCTCATTGTGAGGTGTGGTTtgaagttttcatttctaatgtaaGTACTTCATGAGTTACGCCTGCCTCTTTACACTAAAAAGTACAGTAGTATCTTGGACCGCTGGAAATAAGGGCCTGACTGGAGCACAGCCGGGAGGTCTTGGGTGTGGGTGAGAGCTGTGAGATGAAGCTGCTagtggaagtggggaggaggctgggttGAGCCAGGTTGAGGGGAAGCAGGAGCTAAATTAGGAAGAGAGGAGCAAAGTATGGGTTGGAGAAATAACAGGGCTCAGGAGGtggttttgttctgattttttttttttttccagacagtTTGGAATTCTTACTGTTATGTCCTGGCCTTGGTTTCTTATTGTAAAGTGAAGATTTCACACTTACAGGATAAAGAATGGGACTGGTGTTCAGTGAGAGAGAAAATTGGCTGAGACCAGGGCAGGAAGAATGAAGTTAGATATCGGGGGAGAATTCCCAGGGTATGAGTATCTGAATGAAACCTAGTGGTTTGGCAGGCATGGGGTTGGGGAAGGCAGGCAAGGTGTTCAGAGAGGTGAGTGGGAAAAGGCATTATCTGTAGCAGCTAATTGGCTGTTAAAAATGGGCAGGTTTGGGGTCCCAAGTGACGGAGCTGTTTTAGGGACCATCCGTTGGAGTTGGGAGACAGTGATGAAAAAAGCAGGAGCAGGAAAGCCTTCACTTGGGCTCTGGATGTTTGTGGTGCAGGTGGAGACAGGTTTCTAGGAGAGATGTAATTGCAGGCAGTCCTGAGTAGCCCTTTTGATAATTTATTCCTAAGAGCAGAAATCTTGAAGTTGGAAGGGAACTTAGCCTCCACCCAGTCAGGAAACCTCCTGTGAAACCTTTCAGCCTCACCTTGGACACCGAAGAGGAAAGCTCTATTGGTGGATAGTACTTTTCGTGAAGTTCCTCTGTCCTCTCGAGATTGCTTCTTGTTTGCCTTGTTCTGGAGTCACAGATCAGGCCGTTTCTCAAAACAGCTCTCAGGGACTTaacctggttgcgcagtggttaagactccaagctcccaatgcagggggcctgggttcaattcctggccaaaaaactagatcccacatgcatgccacaattaaggagcctgcctgctgcaactaagacctggtgcaaccaagtaaatatttaaaagaaacagaacaggCTCACAGGTTGGGCTTAAGACCCTCCCCTCTGAGCTGCTTGTGAGTAGGTTGTCTGTCCTGGACACATCCATTTGTCAGGATCCAGGTTTGAAAGGGTGCCCGTTAATGCCTGCTGAAAGTCACCTTTTCTGTGGGGGGTCAGCATCCTGACCAGgaatttcaagtttttaaaaatctcagcatgtttttgttttgttttgggccaTGCCTTGCGGCATGTGAATTGTTTcctggccagggactgaaccctggccctcatcagtgaaagcacggagtccttaCCACcggaccactggggaattcccccAGATCTCAGCATTTTACTCCCTGTGCATTTGAATAAACAGACCTTGTTAATTTTAAATCTCAGTAAATGTTGAAAACTTTCATGCTACAGCAGAACCCATGACACGGTGGTGATAGCCCA
The genomic region above belongs to Hippopotamus amphibius kiboko isolate mHipAmp2 chromosome 9, mHipAmp2.hap2, whole genome shotgun sequence and contains:
- the ATXN2L gene encoding ataxin-2-like protein isoform X8: MLCLMTRPFSSPGGQSTGKGPPQSPVFEGVYNNSRMLHFLTAVVGSTCDVKVKNGTTYEGIFKTLSSKFELAVDAVHRKASEPAGGPRREDIVDTMVFKPSDVMLVHFRNVDFNYATKDKFTDSAIAMNSKVNGEHKEKVLQRWEGGDSNSDDYDLESDMSNGWDPNEMFKFNEENYGVKTTYDSSLSSYTVPLEKDNSEEFRQRELRAAQLAREIESSPQYRLRIAMENDDGRTEEEKHSAVQRQGSGRESPSLASREGKYIPLPQRVREGPRGGVRCSSSRGGRPGLSSLPPRGPHHLDNSSPGPGSETRGINGGPSRMSPKAQRPLRGAKTLSSPSSRPSGEASVPPPPAVGRMYPPRSPKSAAPAPVSASCPEPPIGSAVPTSSASIPVTSSVGDPGVGSISPASPKISLAPTDVKELPTKEPGRTLESQELSRIAGKVPGLQNEQKRFQLEELRKFGAQFKLQPSSSPETSLDPFPPRILKEEAKGKEKEVDGLLASEPMGSPVSSKTESVSDKEDKPPLPPAGGTEGSDQPPPPCPSQTGSPPMGLIKGDDKDEGPVAEQVKKSTLNPNAKEFNPTKPLLSVNKSTSTPTSPGPRTHSTPSIPVLTAGQSGLYSPQYISYIPQIHMGPAVQAPQMYPYPVSNSVPGQQGKYRGAKGSLPPQRSDQHQPASAPPMMQAAAAAGPPLVAATPYSSYIPYNPQQFPGQPAMMQPMAHYPSQPVFAPMLQSNPRMLTSGSHPQAIVSSSTPQYPSAEQPTPQALYATVHQSYPHHATQLHAHQPQPATTPTGSQPQSQHAAPSPVQHQAGQAPHLGSGQPQQNLYHPGALTGTPPSLPPGPSAQSPQSSFPQPAAVYAIHAHQQLPHGFTNMAHVTQAHVQTGITAAPPPHPGAPHPPQVMLLHPPQSHGGPPQGAVPQSGVPALSASTPSPYPYIGHPQVCRVGRSHSRRRQGLAPGSVLCFPPSSLSCDPAAPLPTASPALSDPDCLLT
- the ATXN2L gene encoding ataxin-2-like protein isoform X11, whose translation is MLKPQPPQQTSQPQQPPPTQQAVARRPPGGTSPPNGGLPGPLASTSAPPGPPAAASPCLGPAAAAGSGLRRGAEGVLAPQPPPPQQQHQERPGAPAIGSARGQSTGKGPPQSPVFEGVYNNSRMLHFLTAVVGSTCDVKVKNGTTYEGIFKTLSSKFELAVDAVHRKASEPAGGPRREDIVDTMVFKPSDVMLVHFRNVDFNYATKDKFTDSAIAMNSKVNGEHKEKRRTTQKNFVSGSCVQPNWLERLNQAPSTACGSPWRTMTGAPKRRSTVQFSDRVQGERAPAWHLGRESISLYPNEFGKVPGEEFDAVVLGAAGLALALCHLVALTILTIAALAQVLRHVVSMEAQRPLRGAKTLSSPSSRPSGEASVPPPPAVGRMYPPRSPKSAAPAPVSASCPEPPIGSAVPTSSASIPVTSSVGDPGVGSISPASPKISLAPTDVKELPTKEPGRTLESQELSRIAGKVPGLQNEQKRFQLEELRKFGAQFKLQPSSSPETSLDPFPPRILKEEAKGKEKEVDGLLASEPMGSPVSSKTESVSDKEDKPPLPPAGGTEGSDQPPPPCPSQTGSPPMGLIKGDDKDEGPVAEQVKKSTLNPNAKEFNPTKPLLSVNKSTSTPTSPGPRTHSTPSIPVLTAGQSGLYSPQYISYIPQIHMGPAVQAPQMYPYPVSNSVPGQQGKYRGAKGSLPPQRSDQHQPASAPPMMQAAAAAGPPLVAATPYSSYIPYNPQQFPGQPAMMQPMAHYPSQPVFAPMLQSNPRMLTSGSHPQAIVSSSTPQYPSAEQPTPQALYATVHQSYPHHATQLHAHQPQPATTPTGSQPQSQHAAPSPVQHQAGQAPHLGSGQPQQNLYHPGALTGTPPSLPPGPSAQSPQSSFPQPAAVYAIHAHQQLPHGFTNMAHVTQAHVQTGITAAPPPHPGAPHPPQVMLLHPPQSHGGPPQGAVPQSGVPALSASTPSPYPYIGHPQGEQPGQAPGFPGGADDRIREFSLAGGIWHGRSDGLQVGQDARVLGGE
- the ATXN2L gene encoding ataxin-2-like protein isoform X10 produces the protein MLKPQPPQQTSQPQQPPPTQQAVARRPPGGTSPPNGGLPGPLASTSAPPGPPAAASPCLGPAAAAGSGLRRGAEGVLAPQPPPPQQQHQERPGAPAIGSARGQSTGKGPPQSPVFEGVYNNSRMLHFLTAVVGSTCDVKVKNGTTYEGIFKTLSSKFELAVDAVHRKASEPAGGPRREDIVDTMVFKPSDVMLVHFRNVDFNYATKDKFTDSAIAMNSKVNGEHKEKVLQRWEGGDSNSDDYDLESDMSNGWDPNEMFKFNEENYGVKTTYDSSLSSYTVPLEKDNSEEFRQRELRAAQLAREIESSPQYRLRIAMENDDGRTEEEKHSAVQRQGSGRESPSLASREGKYIPLPQRVREGPRGGVRCSSSRGGRPGLSSLPPRGPHHLDNSSPGPGSETRGINGGPSRMSPKAQRPLRGAKTLSSPSSRPSGEASVPPPPAVGRMYPPRSPKSAAPAPVSASCPEPPIGSAVPTSSASIPVTSSVGDPGVGSISPASPKISLAPTDVKELPTKEPGRTLESQELSRIAGKVPGLQNEQKRFQLEELRKFGAQFKLQPSSSPETSLDPFPPRILKEEAKGKEKEVDGLLASEPMGSPVSSKTESVSDKEDKPPLPPAGGTEGSDQPPPPCPSQTGSPPMGLIKGDDKDEGPVAEQVKKSTLNPNAKEFNPTKPLLSVNKSTSTPTSPGPRTHSTPSIPVLTAGQSGLYSPQYISYIPQIHMGPAVQAPQMYPYPVSNSVPGQQGKYRGAKGSLPPQRSDQHQPASAPPMMQAAAAAGPPLVAATPYSSYIPYNPQQFPGQPAMMQPMAHYPSQPVFAPMLQSNPRMLTSGSHPQAIVSSSTPQYPSAEQPTPQALYATVHQSYPHHATQLHAHQPQPATTPTGSQPQSQHAAPSPVQHQAGQAPHLGSGQPQQNLYHPGALTGTPPSLPPGPSAQSPQSSFPQPAAVYAIHAHQQLPHGFTNMAHVTQAHVQTGITAAPPPHPGAPHPPQVMLLHPPQSHGGPPQGAVPQSGVPALSASTPSPYPYIGHPQGEQPGQAPGFPGGADDRILCRVGRSHSRRRQGLAPGSVLCFPPSSLSCDPAAPLPTASPALSDPDCLLT